The nucleotide sequence GTGCTCCAAGGCGAGCTCATTGCTGATGACGAAGAAGACGACGACGGCCGGGGACAGAAAGCTTCATGAACATTTTCAACCTGGGTGGCGGCAGCGGGGATTTTGCCGGGCAGGCCTCCGCGGCCACCTGTTCCCGCAAGGCCTGCCGGGCTGACGCCTCGTGGCAGCTGCTCTGGAACAATCCCAAGATCCACACGCCCGAGCGCCGCAAGGTGTGGCTGGCGTGCGGTGAGCACAAGGCGTGGCTGGAGGACTACCTGCAGACCCGCGGGCTCTGGAAGGAAACCGTGCCCTTCGAGGCGGCGGAGCCAGGCGGGAACGGCTGAATGTACAAGTTCCTGTTTTCCAGCAAGTGGCTGGGCTACCTGCTGCTGGCCGCAATCTTCGCCACCGGCTGCGTGTTCCTGGGCCGCTGGCAGATGGACCGCCGGGCCGAAACGCTGGCGGAAATCCAGCGGGTCACGTCCAACTATTCGGCCACTCCGATCACATTTGCCGAGGCCCGCGGCCAGTTCGACCAACTGGACCCGTCCCGAGAGTGGACCCAGGTCCGGCTCCAGGGCACTTACGACGTCGACGGGCAGCGGATCGTGCGCAACCGCCCCCTGAACGGGCAGCCCGGCTATGAAGTGGTGGTGCCGTTCAAGCTCGCATCCGGCGAGACCGTGGTGATCGACCGCGGCTGGCTGCCGATCGGCAACAAGACGCCCGGCCGCCCGGATTCCGTTCCTGCACCGCCGTCCGGGCAGGTCACTGCAGTGGTGCGGCTCAAGCATAGCGAACCCACGCTGCAGCGCGGCGCACCGGAGGGCCAGCTGGCTTCCATTGACCTGCCCGCTTACGCTGCCGAACTCGGCTATCCGCTGCTGACGGGCGCCTACGGGCAGCTCGCCTCGGAGACACCGCCAGCCGCGGTCACGCCGCAGCCGTTCCCCGTGCCCTCGATGGACGAGGGGACGCACCTGTCCTATTCACTGCAGTGGTTCGCCTTTGGCATCCTCATGTTCGTGGCCTTTGGTTACGCGGCCCGGCAGCAGGCGCGCAACGCCGCGCTGGATGCCGAGGACGCTGAAGCGGCGGACGGCGAGCTTGCCCACACCGCCGCGGGAGCCCGCCGTCGTCCGCCGGCACCCCGAAAGCGCAAGCGGCCGACGGCGGAAGAAGAGGAAGACGCGATCCTGGATGCCCAGGGCTACTGACGACAGGAGCACGGAGATGCTTGCCGACCCCGTGGCCAACGTGCGCCGCGCCCTGACCGCAGCCGGTGCCCGTGACACAGTCACGGTTCTACCCGGAGCGGTTCCGACGGCGGCTGCCGCGGCTGACGCGCTTGGCTGCGACGTCGCTGCCATCACGAACAGCCTGGTGTTTGAAGTGGACGGCACTCCCCTGCTGATCCTCGCCAGCGGTGCTGCCAAGGTCGACGTCAGGCTGGTCGCCTCCCAGCTGGGCACGGGGCGGATCCGCCGTGCCGCGCCTGAGTTCGTGCTGCACCATACGGGCCAGGAAGTGGGCGGCGTTGCACCCGTCGGGCATCCGGCCAGGATCCGCACGCTGCTGGACGCTTCGCTCGAGGAACACGCAACGCTCTGGGCCGGGGCCGGCGACCACCACTCCATGTTCTCCATCAGCTACGGCGAGCTGCAGCGCATCACGGACGCGCACGCGCTTCGCGTGCGGTAGGGGCACAGGTCCTGGTCCTCGCCTGCGGATGGAGTCAGGCGTGAAGGGTGGGCCGGTAGATGAGCTCCTGGGTGTGGCCGTCGAGCGTCCGGCTCTCGATCAGCTCAAGGTCGAAATCGGCGGCGCCTTGGAAGATTGGCTCTGCCCCGGTCTGACCGGTGATTACAGGGAAGACGGTTACCTGGACACGGTCGACGAGTCCGGCGGCCATCAGTGCCCGGTTCATTGACAGGCTGCCGTGGGAGCGCAGCGGCACCTCTGACTCTTCCTTGAGCCGGGCGACGACGTCGACCGCGTCACCACCTACGAGGGTCGCGTCCGGCCAGTCGAGCGGTTCCTGCAGTGTTCTCGACACCACCGTTGCCGGCAGATTCGTCATCCGGGTGACCCATGGATCTCGGACCTCGGACGTTTCGCTGCTCGCGGCCAGCATCCGCTCGAACGCCCGGTATGTGTTGGCCCCAAAGACCATCCGCTGCTCCTCGCCGTACAACGCGAGGCGGCGCTCGAGCAGTTCGGGGCCTTGCTTGCCCCAGTAGCCGCCCCAGTTGCCGGTGTGGGAGCCGAAGCCGTCGAGGCTGCAAAAGACGTCGAAGGTGTAGGTAGCGGCCATGGTGCTCTCCTCGATTGCGTCAGATCGGGCTTGGAAATGCTGATGTCACAGCGGGACGAGCCTAGCCACCGAATCCATGGCTGGCCACCACGCTCGGTCAAGGTTTACGACAGGCGCAGCATCGGGCCCCTGGGATTGCCCTCCAGCCAAGGCCACCCCCTAGGGTGCCGCCACGCTGCAGTCCACCGGCAGGGTGGTACTGCGGCACAGATCTGACCCCCGATTTCGGGGAGTCGCCAGGCGACAGCCCCTGCCAGCCCGATTGCCTGGCGGCCGATCTAAGTCTTCCCCGCTCTGGCTTCGAGGAACCCATCTGTGAAGCCAGCAGGAAGCTCAGTCCCGGTGGGGTCGTGAGCGGAAGTATTGGTTGCGGCGGGGTTTTCGTCCCGGGTCGAGTTCTGGTGGTGGTTTGAACCAGGGGACTTCGTTGGTGACTTCGATGGTCCAGTTTTCCTTATGGATCAGGTGGTGGTGATAGCTGCAGAGGAGGACGCCGTTGCCGGTGCTGGTGGGTCCGCCGCGTGACCAGTAGGTGATGTGGTGGGCTTCGCACCAGGGTGCGGGCATGGTGCATTGCGGGAACGCGCAGCCTTGGTCGCGGGCCATGATGGCTTTGCGGATGTGGGGCGGGAAGATCCGTGAGGCGCGGCCGACGTCGAGGATGCGGCCGCCGGTGCCGAGGACGACGGGGATGAGGTCGGCGTCGCAGGCGATTTTGCGGATCGTGGCCGGGTTCACCGGCCCGCTGAACGCGAACAGGGCTGTGCCGTCGCCGGTTCGGGCGGCGTTGAGCGGACCGGCGGAGGCTGGCTGCAGATCCTGATCGCCTTGGGCCCACTGTGTGTCCAGCGCTCCTTGGAGACTGGCGGTGCTGGGCTGGCCCAGCCATTGCTCGACT is from Arthrobacter sp. QXT-31 and encodes:
- a CDS encoding SURF1 family cytochrome oxidase biogenesis protein, producing the protein MYKFLFSSKWLGYLLLAAIFATGCVFLGRWQMDRRAETLAEIQRVTSNYSATPITFAEARGQFDQLDPSREWTQVRLQGTYDVDGQRIVRNRPLNGQPGYEVVVPFKLASGETVVIDRGWLPIGNKTPGRPDSVPAPPSGQVTAVVRLKHSEPTLQRGAPEGQLASIDLPAYAAELGYPLLTGAYGQLASETPPAAVTPQPFPVPSMDEGTHLSYSLQWFAFGILMFVAFGYAARQQARNAALDAEDAEAADGELAHTAAGARRRPPAPRKRKRPTAEEEEDAILDAQGY
- a CDS encoding YbaK/EbsC family protein gives rise to the protein MLADPVANVRRALTAAGARDTVTVLPGAVPTAAAAADALGCDVAAITNSLVFEVDGTPLLILASGAAKVDVRLVASQLGTGRIRRAAPEFVLHHTGQEVGGVAPVGHPARIRTLLDASLEEHATLWAGAGDHHSMFSISYGELQRITDAHALRVR
- a CDS encoding dihydrofolate reductase family protein, producing MAATYTFDVFCSLDGFGSHTGNWGGYWGKQGPELLERRLALYGEEQRMVFGANTYRAFERMLAASSETSEVRDPWVTRMTNLPATVVSRTLQEPLDWPDATLVGGDAVDVVARLKEESEVPLRSHGSLSMNRALMAAGLVDRVQVTVFPVITGQTGAEPIFQGAADFDLELIESRTLDGHTQELIYRPTLHA
- a CDS encoding HNH endonuclease signature motif containing protein, which translates into the protein MNPATIRKIACDADLIPVVLGTGGRILDVGRASRIFPPHIRKAIMARDQGCAFPQCTMPAPWCEAHHITYWSRGGPTSTGNGVLLCSYHHHLIHKENWTIEVTNEVPWFKPPPELDPGRKPRRNQYFRSRPHRD